One window of Desulfovibrio subterraneus genomic DNA carries:
- a CDS encoding phage tail protein: MAQMFFTLVTEIGAAKLANATALGTKVNLTHVAVGDGNGNPITPLPTMEALVHEVHRAPINNLSVDPGNASLILVEMVIPPEVGGFTVHEVGVFDDQGNLFAVASFPATYKPTLAEGSGRELAAILRIQVSSTASITLKIDPTMVLASRKYVDDKITVVRTLVEAHAARRDDPHETLPEGGEAGQVIIKQEDGSLAWGTVAGVPVGQLCFSTTASPLPGTVPVNVKQKFTRDVYPQLVAFVQASGGFLATEAAWDAEAAAQEGTCGRYCLTDTHIILPCYKHYFASAQDGVAGKGVGDWAGDELLAHHHNNGVGDYEVSHNIYGTTEEDVPGEATRASQSYSYVPTYQGLTSTVGGPENRPKTSYLLPCIKAYDAAVNASQVDMLALAGQVAKLNGENAGKVDKGDAEYRSVTELKGTRSTTGTWTLTGLHIGKPLFLLVDGTGGGDVIALFTITSGATGGGTGFSGTFFAHVGNSQGETYNSGSTMVVIPTSDTVVVSIGSSSVRFRLSAYQ, translated from the coding sequence ATGGCACAGATGTTTTTCACACTGGTTACCGAGATTGGTGCCGCCAAGCTGGCAAATGCAACGGCATTGGGCACAAAGGTTAATCTGACCCATGTTGCCGTGGGTGACGGCAACGGCAACCCCATTACCCCGCTTCCGACTATGGAAGCGCTTGTGCATGAAGTGCATAGGGCACCCATAAATAACCTGTCTGTTGATCCGGGCAATGCAAGCCTGATCCTGGTTGAAATGGTCATTCCGCCCGAGGTGGGCGGCTTCACCGTGCATGAGGTCGGGGTGTTTGATGATCAGGGCAATCTGTTTGCCGTTGCGTCGTTCCCGGCCACGTACAAGCCGACACTGGCAGAAGGATCGGGCCGCGAGTTGGCTGCTATTCTGCGTATTCAGGTTTCCAGCACGGCCTCAATCACATTGAAAATTGATCCTACGATGGTGCTTGCAAGCCGCAAGTACGTTGACGACAAAATTACTGTTGTCCGTACCCTGGTCGAGGCCCACGCGGCCAGAAGAGACGATCCGCACGAGACCTTACCGGAGGGCGGAGAGGCCGGGCAGGTGATTATCAAACAGGAAGATGGAAGCCTTGCCTGGGGTACCGTTGCGGGGGTGCCGGTTGGGCAGCTTTGCTTCTCCACTACGGCAAGCCCGTTGCCGGGTACGGTGCCTGTAAATGTTAAGCAGAAGTTCACGCGGGATGTTTACCCGCAACTTGTCGCCTTTGTGCAGGCATCCGGCGGCTTCCTTGCTACGGAAGCGGCATGGGATGCCGAGGCCGCAGCACAGGAAGGAACGTGCGGCCGCTACTGCCTGACGGATACCCACATCATTCTCCCTTGCTACAAGCATTACTTTGCGTCGGCACAGGATGGTGTTGCAGGGAAGGGCGTTGGGGATTGGGCCGGTGATGAGTTGCTTGCGCATCATCATAATAATGGAGTGGGTGACTACGAAGTATCCCACAACATCTACGGCACAACGGAAGAAGATGTGCCCGGTGAAGCTACAAGAGCTTCGCAGAGCTATAGTTATGTTCCAACATACCAAGGATTGACCTCTACCGTCGGAGGTCCTGAAAACCGCCCGAAAACGTCCTACCTGCTTCCCTGCATCAAAGCCTACGACGCGGCTGTGAACGCCTCCCAGGTCGATATGTTGGCGCTGGCGGGGCAGGTGGCCAAACTCAATGGGGAGAATGCGGGCAAGGTAGATAAGGGGGATGCGGAATATCGGAGTGTTACCGAATTGAAAGGAACTCGGAGCACGACAGGAACATGGACCCTGACGGGGTTGCATATTGGGAAGCCCCTGTTTTTGCTTGTTGATGGAACCGGAGGGGGTGACGTCATCGCGTTATTCACGATCACAAGCGGAGCAACAGGAGGCGGCACGGGATTTAGTGGGACGTTTTTTGCCCATGTCGGCAATTCTCAGGGGGAGACGTATAACTCCGGCAGTACAATGGTGGTTATCCCGACTAGCGATACCGTCGTTGTCTCTATCGGATCGAGTAGCGTCAGATTCAGATTAAGTGCCTACCAATAG
- a CDS encoding phage tail protein I, with amino-acid sequence MESLLPPNATPQERALAEGMTRLSAVPVPVDTLWGAATCPVALLPWLAWALSVDEWDSTWTEAQKRGAVASAIAIHRRKGTRGALNRAISALGYSIRVVEWWEEAPEGQRGTFRVLIEIDDRGVDDSLIRSLERIVLKTKNTRSHLAGITMAGRSAGHVYVGAHLMSGDVVTVDPWMPASVSSQGALYVGGCFALYETVTVNPVVI; translated from the coding sequence ATGGAAAGCCTGTTACCCCCCAATGCAACACCCCAGGAACGCGCCCTTGCCGAAGGCATGACCAGGCTTTCGGCTGTTCCTGTTCCTGTTGATACCCTTTGGGGTGCAGCAACGTGCCCCGTTGCGCTGTTGCCGTGGCTTGCCTGGGCGCTGTCGGTTGATGAGTGGGATTCTACATGGACCGAGGCGCAAAAGCGCGGGGCTGTGGCATCTGCCATTGCCATACATCGGCGCAAGGGCACGCGTGGGGCACTGAATAGGGCAATTTCCGCCCTTGGCTATTCCATCCGCGTTGTCGAGTGGTGGGAAGAAGCACCGGAAGGGCAGCGGGGTACTTTTCGCGTGCTGATCGAAATTGATGATCGGGGGGTGGATGATTCGTTGATTCGCTCTTTGGAGCGGATCGTATTGAAAACCAAGAATACCCGGTCGCACCTCGCAGGAATCACAATGGCAGGACGAAGCGCCGGGCATGTGTATGTGGGTGCCCATTTGATGAGCGGTGATGTTGTCACCGTGGACCCGTGGATGCCTGCAAGCGTTTCCAGCCAGGGCGCGTTGTATGTGGGCGGATGTTTTGCCCTGTATGAAACTGTAACCGTTAATCCTGTGGTGATCTGA
- a CDS encoding baseplate assembly protein, which yields MSGFNAIDLSGLPAPDIVETLDYEAILAEMLADLQSRDAAFSALVESDPAYKVLEVAAYRETIVRQRVNDAARAVMVAYATGNDLDNLAALVPLARKLENPGNPNAYPPVAPTYESDVDFRRRVQLAPEGFSVAGPDGAYIFHALAVSGVKDAAPISPAPVDVSLYILGMDGNGLPSNAVLDAVRAKFADQDIRPLTDRVTVLPAEIVEYDVVAVIHMMTGPSPDSVKEAARKDLERYVAERHKLGLGVAVSGIYEALHISGVIRVELQSPNADISVEAHQAAYCRSIDIEMSVN from the coding sequence ATGAGTGGATTTAATGCCATTGACCTTTCTGGCCTGCCTGCCCCCGATATTGTGGAAACGCTGGATTATGAGGCCATTCTGGCCGAAATGCTGGCTGATCTGCAAAGCAGGGATGCCGCCTTTTCGGCCCTGGTTGAATCTGACCCCGCCTATAAGGTGCTTGAGGTGGCAGCCTACCGGGAAACCATTGTTCGCCAGCGTGTGAACGATGCCGCCCGCGCGGTTATGGTCGCCTATGCAACCGGCAACGATCTGGACAATCTGGCCGCCCTGGTACCGCTTGCGCGTAAGCTGGAAAATCCCGGCAATCCTAATGCCTATCCACCCGTTGCCCCCACCTATGAATCCGATGTCGATTTTCGCCGTCGTGTGCAGCTTGCACCCGAAGGCTTTTCTGTTGCTGGCCCTGATGGGGCGTACATCTTTCACGCGCTGGCAGTCTCCGGCGTGAAGGATGCCGCCCCCATTTCTCCCGCCCCGGTTGATGTGTCCCTCTACATCCTGGGCATGGATGGCAACGGACTGCCAAGTAATGCCGTTTTGGATGCTGTGCGGGCCAAGTTCGCAGACCAGGACATACGCCCCTTAACAGACAGGGTAACGGTGCTGCCTGCTGAAATCGTGGAATATGACGTTGTGGCCGTAATCCACATGATGACCGGGCCAAGCCCGGACAGCGTGAAGGAGGCCGCCAGAAAAGACCTGGAACGGTATGTGGCCGAGCGTCACAAGTTGGGCCTGGGCGTGGCTGTTTCCGGCATATACGAGGCGTTGCACATCTCGGGCGTGATCCGTGTTGAACTGCAAAGTCCCAATGCAGACATTTCGGTAGAGGCGCACCAGGCGGCATATTGCCGTTCAATCGATATTGAAATGAGCGTGAACTGA
- a CDS encoding GPW/gp25 family protein produces the protein MRGIDSSTGKPLDGLAHLRQSIRDILLTPIGSRVMRRDYGSRLFSLVDSPANEANKIEYIAATAEALDRWEPRLRVTRVQVSATDAGRVQIRLDGVYLPDGREIAMDGVMV, from the coding sequence ATGCGCGGCATTGATTCTTCTACCGGCAAGCCGCTTGATGGTCTTGCCCACCTCAGACAGTCCATTAGGGACATTTTGCTAACGCCCATTGGGTCCCGCGTCATGCGTCGGGACTACGGGTCCCGCCTCTTTTCTCTGGTGGATTCTCCCGCCAACGAAGCGAACAAGATTGAATACATCGCCGCCACGGCGGAAGCGCTGGACAGGTGGGAACCGCGTCTGCGCGTTACCCGCGTTCAGGTTTCGGCAACGGATGCCGGTAGGGTCCAGATACGCCTTGATGGTGTGTATCTGCCTGATGGGCGGGAAATCGCAATGGACGGGGTGATGGTATGA
- a CDS encoding phage baseplate assembly protein V: MQRYQMAEMDRRLANLIRWGTIEAADYEAARVRVRCGAVVTDWLPWVTARAGGDVSWWAPEVGEQVLILSPSGETGQGVALVGVFQAAHPAPANTPDVARMVFKDGAVIEYDRAAHTLAATIPGDVSVQATGSIDAKAGKNATIEAGSRVFLTAPQIVVEGTLTTAGGHDDAGNTIGQEYKHADTEHTGSYTLQGDMVVTGNATVNGSMTVTGALRYGSLVPL; encoded by the coding sequence ATGCAACGTTACCAAATGGCTGAAATGGATAGACGGCTTGCAAATCTGATTCGATGGGGCACCATAGAGGCGGCGGACTATGAAGCCGCCCGCGTGCGTGTTCGGTGCGGTGCCGTGGTTACGGATTGGCTACCGTGGGTAACGGCCCGTGCGGGCGGTGATGTTTCATGGTGGGCACCCGAGGTAGGCGAACAAGTCCTGATCCTGTCACCTTCCGGCGAGACAGGACAGGGAGTTGCCCTGGTAGGTGTGTTCCAGGCCGCCCACCCGGCACCGGCAAATACCCCGGATGTTGCCCGCATGGTCTTCAAGGATGGTGCGGTTATCGAATATGACCGCGCGGCGCATACATTGGCGGCCACCATTCCCGGCGATGTTTCCGTACAGGCTACAGGCAGCATTGACGCAAAGGCGGGGAAGAACGCGACGATTGAAGCAGGTTCCCGCGTCTTTTTGACTGCCCCGCAGATAGTCGTTGAAGGCACTCTGACTACCGCAGGCGGGCACGATGATGCAGGGAATACCATAGGCCAAGAATACAAGCATGCCGACACAGAGCATACAGGAAGCTACACCCTGCAAGGGGATATGGTTGTAACGGGCAATGCGACGGTTAACGGCAGCATGACCGTTACCGGGGCCTTGCGCTATGGTTCGCTTGTTCCCTTGTAA
- a CDS encoding phage tail protein, translated as MNISLAKVEAIARDFAATQKDIEVAARRAVSKTSRWIGGLLVRMVARETGIQQKTLRPRLRIYTKGNHMTARVFFGASAIPLAGLNPRQTASGVVAGKIERRRAFIAQNKNDERQVYRRIGRERQPLAIQYAHIDKEVDYAVINEVLPLLESRFYRIFEQELRWETRKK; from the coding sequence ATGAATATCAGCCTCGCCAAGGTCGAGGCTATAGCGCGAGATTTTGCCGCCACACAAAAGGATATTGAGGTCGCCGCCCGTCGTGCTGTCAGCAAAACAAGCCGGTGGATTGGCGGCCTTCTGGTTCGTATGGTGGCGCGTGAAACCGGCATACAGCAAAAGACTTTGCGGCCACGTTTGCGCATCTACACCAAGGGTAACCACATGACCGCCCGCGTGTTTTTCGGTGCATCGGCCATTCCCCTTGCCGGTTTGAATCCACGGCAAACGGCATCCGGCGTTGTGGCTGGCAAAATTGAGCGTCGGCGGGCCTTCATCGCTCAGAACAAAAACGATGAGCGCCAAGTATACCGCCGTATCGGCCGTGAGCGCCAGCCGCTTGCAATTCAGTATGCCCACATCGACAAAGAAGTGGATTACGCAGTGATCAACGAGGTGTTGCCCCTGCTGGAAAGCCGCTTCTATCGTATTTTTGAACAGGAATTACGATGGGAAACCCGCAAGAAATAA
- a CDS encoding head-tail joining protein has product MTMQEDFTDFLDCEEFAVEVRAENPARTFAAIFDNPGAFATLGSLELETTGPVLTCKHRDVADFTRETVCTVDGRVYDVDRVEPDGTGVAVVLLFP; this is encoded by the coding sequence ATGACCATGCAGGAAGACTTTACCGACTTCCTGGACTGTGAAGAGTTCGCCGTAGAGGTGCGGGCAGAGAATCCCGCCCGCACCTTTGCGGCGATTTTTGATAATCCGGGAGCATTCGCAACCCTTGGCAGCCTGGAACTTGAAACAACTGGCCCTGTACTGACCTGCAAGCATCGCGACGTTGCCGACTTCACGCGCGAAACCGTGTGTACCGTAGACGGGCGTGTGTATGACGTTGACAGAGTAGAGCCTGATGGAACCGGCGTTGCCGTTGTCCTGTTATTCCCATGA